The Glycine soja cultivar W05 chromosome 8, ASM419377v2, whole genome shotgun sequence genome has a window encoding:
- the LOC114422257 gene encoding uncharacterized protein LOC114422257: MRKRTVYAWLVALLCFLVLMIVTPSIPQSQEYHDFADHRTFLGIPNALNVISNFPFLVIGLVGLVLCYHGNYFRLSLQGELWGWTCFYVGVAAVAVGSSFYHLKPDDARLVWDRLPMTVAFTSIMAIFIIERIDERKGTVSIIPLVLAGIISIVYWRFFDDLRPYALVQFVPCIVIPLMAILLPPMYTHSTYWLWAAGSYLLAKVLEATDDVIYEWTRHIVSGHTLKHLVAAMVPVFLTFMLAKRSVEPERQSLLKTWRVSWTKFREGNSNTESYSYSYTNVQAVEPQ, from the exons ATGAGAAAACGCACCGTTTACGCATGGCTTGTAGCACTTCTTTGCTTCCTAGTTCTCATGATCGTCACCCCATCCATCCCCCAGTCCCAAGAATACCATGATTTCGCCGACCACCGCACCTTCCTCg GTATTCCTAATGCACTTAACGTCATATCCAATTTCCCTTTTCTGGTTATTGGCCTCGTTGGACTTGTGCTCTGTTATCATGGAAATTACTTTAGGCTCAG CTTGCAAGGTGAACTATGGGGATGGACATGCTTCTATGTTGGTGTGGCTGCAGTTGCAGTTGGATCTTCATTCTATCATCTCAAGCCAGATGATGCTCGCCTTGTGTGGGATCGCTTGCCC ATGACTGTCGCTTTTACATCAATCATGGCAATATTCATCATTGAGCGGATTGATGAGAGGAAGGGAACAGTTTCAATTATACCTCTAGTTTTGGCGGGTATAATAAGCATTGTGTATTGGAG ATTCTTTGATGACCTGCGCCCATATGCTCTAGTCCAATTTGTGCCATGCATTGTCATTCCTCTAATGGCTATTTTGTTGCCTCCAATGTACACACATTCAACATATTGGCTCTGGGCTGCAG GGTCTTATCTTCTAGCTAAGGTGCTAGAGGCTACTGATGATGTGATCTACGAATGGACGCGACATATTGTCAGTGGTCACACACTTAAGCATCTGGTTGCAGCAATGGTTCCTGTCTTCTTAACATTCATGCTTGCTAAGAGGAGTGTTGAACCTGAGAG GCAAAGTTTGCTTAAAACGTGGAGGGTTTCCTGGACGAAGTTCAGAGAGGGCAACTCCAACACTGAAAGCTACTCTTACTCTTACACAAATGTGCAGGCTGTGGAGCCCCAGTGA